A single region of the Salipaludibacillus sp. LMS25 genome encodes:
- a CDS encoding flagellar hook-associated protein 2, whose translation MTMRLGGLASGIDTESMIKQLMQAERLPMQRLLQDKITMEWQQDAYREVNLLMTNFRNSLQVSNGGLMSRATFYQKTVTSSNPSVVTAVGTSNAQNATATIQVHNLAESATWQSTDGAFEMDSKFLSQRMGDWTAGDGPDIDWDAHGKAVMSFSVTKPGETKATEVNITISKTDTVNNVISRMNRSQVGFSTFVDQRADGTGKTVVSMAQTGEGADIRLVADANGANNAASFFASLGFNTAGGGGSVSLNDTGHQATAGKNASFTYNGYQMERASNDFTVSGVTYTLHGTSNDPVRVTTATDTEAVFNSIMEFVNQYNEMIDKINGLLREENHRNYRPLTEDQRAEMSEREIELWEEKARSGLLRNDPILSSAMNQLRSSIFGTVQNVDGVFNSLAQIGLTTSSDYRDGGKIVFDTRHMTMPDGSRLTGEARLRHAIENNPEDVYQLFNASGGTDANGKKIAGETGILGRVNEQLRTVTNRVTERAGREGRTLQQFALGRDILRVEDRITNFERRLQQIEERYWKQFTAMEKAVQEMNSQASQLFSMMGMGYQ comes from the coding sequence ATGACAATGAGACTTGGCGGTTTAGCTTCAGGAATTGATACTGAGTCAATGATTAAACAGTTAATGCAGGCGGAAAGATTACCGATGCAACGGTTGCTTCAAGATAAGATAACGATGGAATGGCAGCAAGATGCCTATCGAGAAGTGAACCTTCTTATGACGAATTTTAGAAACTCTCTTCAAGTTTCTAATGGTGGGTTAATGAGTCGAGCAACGTTTTATCAAAAAACAGTCACGAGCTCTAATCCTTCAGTTGTAACAGCGGTCGGAACATCAAATGCCCAAAATGCTACAGCAACGATTCAAGTACATAACCTTGCTGAATCTGCTACGTGGCAATCTACAGATGGTGCATTTGAAATGGATAGTAAATTTTTAAGTCAGCGGATGGGTGATTGGACTGCGGGAGATGGCCCTGATATCGATTGGGACGCCCATGGTAAAGCTGTAATGTCTTTTAGTGTGACTAAGCCTGGCGAAACGAAAGCAACAGAAGTGAATATCACTATAAGTAAAACAGACACAGTCAATAATGTGATAAGCCGAATGAATCGGTCGCAAGTGGGTTTCTCTACGTTTGTGGACCAACGAGCAGACGGGACAGGGAAAACGGTTGTGTCTATGGCTCAGACAGGTGAAGGTGCTGATATTCGGTTAGTTGCGGATGCAAATGGTGCCAATAACGCTGCAAGCTTTTTCGCTAGTCTCGGGTTTAATACAGCTGGTGGTGGAGGAAGTGTTTCTCTAAATGACACTGGTCATCAAGCAACAGCTGGTAAAAATGCTTCTTTTACTTATAATGGCTATCAGATGGAACGTGCTTCCAATGACTTTACGGTAAGTGGTGTGACGTATACTTTACATGGCACATCTAACGATCCTGTTAGAGTCACGACGGCAACTGACACTGAAGCGGTGTTCAACAGTATTATGGAATTTGTTAATCAATACAATGAGATGATTGACAAAATCAATGGTTTATTGCGTGAGGAAAATCACCGGAATTATCGGCCGTTAACAGAAGATCAGCGCGCCGAAATGAGTGAAAGAGAAATTGAACTATGGGAAGAAAAGGCACGAAGCGGTCTATTAAGAAACGATCCGATCCTTTCAAGTGCTATGAATCAATTACGGTCATCTATATTCGGAACCGTGCAAAATGTCGATGGGGTATTTAACTCACTAGCTCAAATTGGCCTTACAACCTCTTCTGATTACCGTGATGGGGGAAAGATTGTATTTGATACGAGACATATGACAATGCCTGACGGGTCACGATTAACGGGAGAAGCCCGATTGCGGCATGCTATTGAAAATAATCCAGAAGATGTTTATCAATTATTTAATGCCTCTGGAGGAACAGATGCAAATGGGAAAAAAATTGCTGGTGAAACAGGGATTCTTGGACGCGTAAACGAACAGCTAAGAACAGTGACAAATCGAGTCACTGAACGCGCTGGCCGAGAAGGAAGAACGCTTCAGCAATTCGCGCTCGGTCGTGATATTTTAAGAGTTGAAGACCGTATAACGAACTTTGAGCGTCGCTTGCAACAAATTGAAGAGCGTTACTGGAAGCAATTCACGGCGATGGAGAAGGCTGTTCAAGAGATGAATTCTCAAGCCTCACAACTGTTTTCAATGATGGGGATGGGTTACCAATAA
- a CDS encoding flagellar protein FlaG, which yields MEVKSNQSVASDFIQRTKEFYPPESTTQGSKQVSAANHVEEAQQIQKEASRDDVVKQIDTLNDLVNHTFTNLKFQLHDDLDRYYVQVVDRQTDEVVREVPPEQFLDMISSMLEYAGLIIDKKI from the coding sequence ATGGAAGTGAAATCCAATCAGTCGGTGGCATCCGATTTTATTCAGCGGACGAAAGAATTCTATCCGCCTGAATCAACAACACAAGGAAGTAAACAGGTTAGTGCTGCTAATCATGTTGAAGAAGCGCAACAAATTCAGAAAGAAGCGTCAAGAGATGACGTTGTGAAGCAAATAGATACGTTAAATGATTTAGTCAATCATACTTTTACGAATCTTAAATTCCAGCTTCATGATGACTTAGACAGGTACTATGTTCAAGTCGTTGATCGTCAAACTGATGAAGTGGTTAGGGAAGTACCTCCAGAGCAATTTTTAGATATGATTTCTTCGATGCTTGAGTATGCCGGTTTAATTATCGACAAAAAAATATGA
- a CDS encoding Ig-like domain-containing protein, whose amino-acid sequence MKKVFSLCLFLLLLPQLVLAEGVDINLDDSDDQAVLDKLEDFRGESLETTVKGDVQIADGKIISASPSRVNVTRIDSDGGVQGYINYGYGNHWRIRSNITIHGQLIDNNGNPMANAPVEFTVVREINKTPISGESTTDNNGNFSVTINNIGPAAGYLSYYTGYRTHYFDLIPLTASSNGVQLQSNESRVYHFAYSTF is encoded by the coding sequence ATGAAAAAGGTGTTTAGTCTATGTTTATTTTTACTATTACTACCACAACTCGTTTTGGCGGAAGGCGTCGATATTAATTTAGATGATAGTGATGATCAAGCTGTGCTAGACAAGTTAGAAGATTTTAGAGGAGAGTCGCTTGAAACGACCGTGAAAGGTGATGTACAAATAGCAGATGGAAAAATAATCAGTGCTTCGCCATCTCGTGTGAATGTAACACGCATTGACTCAGATGGGGGCGTCCAAGGTTATATTAATTACGGATATGGAAACCATTGGAGAATACGATCTAATATAACGATCCATGGGCAGTTGATTGATAATAATGGTAATCCAATGGCGAATGCACCAGTTGAATTTACTGTCGTCCGAGAAATTAATAAAACACCAATTAGCGGAGAATCCACGACAGACAATAATGGGAATTTTTCTGTCACTATTAATAATATTGGACCTGCGGCTGGGTACTTATCGTATTACACGGGTTATCGAACCCATTATTTTGATTTGATTCCCCTTACTGCCTCCTCTAATGGTGTTCAGTTGCAATCAAATGAGTCACGCGTCTATCATTTTGCCTACTCAACATTTTAA
- the hag gene encoding flagellin Hag, with translation MIINNNMSAMNAHRQLGINQNFQQSSMEKLSSGLRINRAGDDAAGLSISEKMRAQIRGLDQASRNSQDGISLIQTAEGALDESHSILQRMRELVVQAGNTGTNEEADLQAIQDEIGQLQEELTGIANRTEFNGKTLLNGDFDADSDNSLVFQIGANATQQISVNIENMDAASLGTDDTLNVASINVTGFVANAADEAGGFDETLAIVDAALQQVSDQRSALGSVQNRLEHTIRNLDNSSENLQAAESRIRDVDMAKEMMEFTKNNILSQASQSMLAQANQLPQSVLQLLG, from the coding sequence ATGATTATTAACAATAATATGAGTGCAATGAACGCTCACCGTCAATTAGGTATTAACCAAAATTTCCAACAGTCTTCAATGGAGAAATTATCTTCAGGTCTTCGTATTAACCGTGCAGGAGACGATGCTGCTGGACTATCTATCTCTGAGAAAATGCGTGCGCAAATCCGAGGTTTGGATCAAGCGAGCCGTAACTCACAAGATGGTATTTCATTAATTCAAACAGCTGAAGGTGCGTTAGATGAGTCTCACTCTATCCTTCAACGTATGCGTGAACTCGTTGTACAAGCTGGTAACACAGGTACAAACGAAGAAGCAGACCTTCAAGCGATCCAAGACGAAATTGGACAACTTCAAGAAGAGTTAACAGGTATTGCTAACCGTACTGAGTTCAACGGTAAAACACTTTTAAATGGTGACTTTGACGCTGATAGCGACAACAGCCTTGTTTTCCAAATCGGTGCTAACGCAACACAACAAATCTCTGTTAACATCGAGAACATGGATGCAGCTTCTTTAGGAACTGATGACACTTTAAACGTTGCTTCTATTAATGTAACTGGTTTCGTTGCTAACGCTGCTGATGAAGCAGGTGGATTTGATGAAACACTAGCGATCGTTGATGCAGCACTTCAACAAGTATCTGACCAACGTTCTGCATTAGGTTCTGTTCAAAACCGTTTAGAGCACACAATCCGTAACTTAGATAACTCATCTGAGAACTTACAAGCTGCAGAATCACGAATCCGTGACGTAGACATGGCGAAAGAAATGATGGAATTCACTAAGAACAACATCCTTTCTCAAGCGTCTCAATCTATGCTTGCACAAGCTAACCAGCTTCCACAATCTGTTCTTCAATTACTTGGTTAA
- the hag gene encoding flagellin Hag, translating to MIINNNMSAMNAHRQLGINQNFQQSSMEKLSSGLRINRAGDDAAGLSISEKMRAQIRGLDQASRNSQDGISLIQTAEGALDESHSILQRMRELVVQAGNTGTNEEADLKAIQDEIGQLQEELTGIANRTEFNGKTLLNGDFDADSDNSLVFQIGANATQQISVNIENMDANSLGTDDTLNIASVNVTGFVANAADEAGGFDETLAIVDAALQQVSDQRSALGSVQNRLEHTIRNLDNSSENLQAAESRIRDVDMAKEMMEFTKNNILSQASQSMLAQANQLPQSVLQLLG from the coding sequence ATGATTATTAACAATAATATGAGCGCAATGAACGCTCATCGTCAATTAGGTATTAACCAAAATTTCCAACAGTCTTCAATGGAGAAATTATCTTCAGGTCTTCGTATTAACCGTGCAGGAGACGATGCTGCTGGACTATCTATCTCTGAGAAAATGCGTGCGCAAATCCGAGGTTTGGATCAAGCGAGCCGTAACTCACAAGATGGTATTTCATTAATTCAAACAGCTGAAGGTGCGTTAGATGAGTCTCACTCAATCCTTCAACGTATGCGTGAACTCGTTGTACAAGCTGGTAACACAGGTACGAACGAAGAAGCAGACCTTAAAGCGATCCAAGATGAAATTGGACAACTTCAAGAAGAGTTAACAGGTATTGCTAACCGTACTGAGTTCAACGGTAAAACACTTTTAAATGGTGACTTTGACGCTGATAGCGACAACAGCCTTGTGTTCCAAATCGGTGCTAATGCTACACAACAAATTTCTGTTAACATCGAAAATATGGATGCAAATTCTTTAGGAACAGATGACACTTTAAATATTGCATCTGTTAATGTAACTGGTTTCGTTGCTAATGCTGCTGACGAAGCAGGTGGATTTGATGAAACACTAGCGATCGTTGATGCGGCACTTCAACAAGTATCTGACCAACGTTCTGCATTAGGTTCTGTTCAAAACCGTTTAGAGCACACAATCCGTAACTTAGATAACTCATCTGAGAACTTACAAGCTGCAGAATCACGAATCCGTGACGTAGATATGGCGAAAGAAATGATGGAATTCACTAAGAACAACATCCTTTCTCAAGCGTCTCAATCTATGCTTGCACAAGCTAACCAGCTTCCACAATCTGTTCTTCAATTACTTGGTTAA
- the hag gene encoding flagellin Hag, with product MIINNNMSAMNAHRQLGINQNFQQSSMEKLSSGLRINRAGDDAAGLSISEKMRAQIRGLDQASRNSQDGISLIQTAEGALDESHSILQRMRELVVQAGNTGTNEEADLQAIQDEIGQLQEELTGIANRTEFNGKTLLNGDFDADSDNSLVFQIGANATQQISVNIENMDAASLGTDDTLSVASINVTGFVANAADEAGGFDETLAIVDAALQQVSDQRSALGSVQNRLEHTIRNLDNSSENLQAAESRIRDVDMAKEMMEFTKNNILSQASQSMLAQANQLPQSVLQLLG from the coding sequence ATGATTATTAACAATAATATGAGCGCTATGAACGCTCACCGTCAATTAGGTATTAACCAAAATTTCCAACAGTCTTCAATGGAGAAATTATCTTCAGGTCTTCGTATTAACCGTGCAGGAGACGATGCTGCTGGACTATCTATCTCTGAGAAAATGCGTGCACAAATCCGAGGTTTGGATCAAGCGAGCCGTAACTCACAAGATGGTATTTCATTAATTCAAACAGCTGAAGGTGCGTTAGATGAGTCTCACTCAATCCTTCAACGTATGCGTGAACTCGTTGTACAAGCTGGTAACACAGGTACGAACGAAGAAGCAGACCTTCAAGCGATCCAAGACGAAATTGGACAACTTCAAGAAGAGTTAACAGGTATTGCTAACCGTACTGAGTTCAACGGTAAAACACTTTTAAATGGTGACTTTGACGCTGATAGCGACAACAGCCTTGTGTTCCAAATCGGTGCTAACGCAACACAACAAATCTCTGTTAACATCGAGAACATGGATGCAGCTTCTTTAGGAACTGATGACACTTTAAGCGTTGCTTCTATTAATGTAACTGGTTTCGTTGCTAATGCTGCTGACGAAGCAGGTGGATTTGATGAAACACTAGCGATCGTTGATGCAGCACTTCAACAAGTATCTGACCAACGTTCTGCATTAGGTTCTGTTCAAAACCGTTTAGAGCACACAATCCGTAACTTAGATAACTCATCTGAGAACTTACAAGCTGCAGAATCACGAATCCGTGACGTAGACATGGCGAAAGAAATGATGGAATTCACTAAGAACAACATCCTTTCTCAAGCGTCTCAATCTATGCTTGCACAAGCTAACCAGCTTCCACAATCTGTTCTTCAATTACTTGGTTAA
- a CDS encoding response regulator transcription factor has protein sequence MDKNKVSVSRILIVDLMGLIADKHFCQLQVNLERAKLKKTAELPDCMDNVDVLFYVLDKENQVGLTHLNKISKKSRLKIYLMTEEVSPSFIPYLSFPFDGLFSLEFFYRNTQLVINTVYSTGPVLEPAMHHRLAFEIDRRRTVKKPIKQFILKSDKVEGLLKENEQKVLQLLLEGCSNQMIAQKLYFSPSTVSSTISSLLRKMDVQDRTQATVQAIRNGWVESLR, from the coding sequence ATGGATAAGAATAAAGTATCAGTTAGTCGTATTTTGATTGTAGATTTAATGGGTCTTATTGCGGATAAACATTTTTGTCAATTACAAGTGAATCTTGAAAGAGCAAAATTGAAGAAAACAGCAGAATTACCAGACTGCATGGATAATGTAGATGTTTTATTTTATGTTTTAGACAAAGAAAATCAGGTTGGTTTGACTCACTTAAATAAAATAAGTAAAAAGTCACGATTGAAAATATATTTAATGACTGAGGAAGTGTCCCCGTCTTTTATACCTTACTTATCTTTTCCATTTGATGGATTATTCTCGCTGGAATTCTTCTACCGAAACACACAATTAGTCATCAATACAGTATATTCTACAGGGCCGGTTTTAGAACCAGCTATGCATCATCGTTTGGCATTCGAAATTGACCGACGTCGAACAGTTAAAAAACCAATTAAACAGTTTATTTTAAAAAGCGATAAAGTGGAGGGTTTACTAAAAGAGAATGAGCAAAAAGTTCTTCAATTACTATTAGAAGGTTGTAGCAACCAAATGATTGCCCAAAAATTATACTTCTCTCCTTCAACAGTAAGCTCTACTATTAGCAGCCTACTTAGAAAAATGGATGTTCAAGACCGAACTCAAGCTACGGTACAAGCCATTCGCAATGGGTGGGTCGAAAGTCTGAGGTGA
- a CDS encoding response regulator transcription factor → MHSLYSAEDTAITEKVLFIDYDHCLTDDTAKMMSSAIGDKEVIIEKSCPENLEQVRYLFFLIEDQTVETLRWIEDRLEELKSKETFTLIMTVNRPTKYLFPYLASGLNGIVSMRHFMNRGQRVLDTLDQFGVFLEQYLHRDLVTDLQRKKLKDRPIKRLVLRTEDVKYILTQNEKKVLQHILDGHNNRKIAELMYLAPSTVSTVISHLLKKLGANDRTDAMVQIIRKGWVDAVR, encoded by the coding sequence ATGCATTCATTGTATTCTGCCGAAGATACAGCCATTACCGAAAAGGTCCTCTTTATCGATTATGATCACTGTCTCACGGATGATACTGCCAAAATGATGTCATCTGCCATTGGAGACAAAGAAGTGATTATCGAGAAGAGTTGTCCAGAAAATCTGGAACAAGTGCGCTATCTTTTTTTCTTGATTGAGGATCAAACAGTAGAAACCCTTCGATGGATCGAAGACCGACTGGAAGAATTGAAGTCTAAAGAAACATTTACGTTAATTATGACGGTTAACCGTCCTACGAAATATCTATTCCCATATTTAGCAAGCGGTTTAAATGGTATTGTTTCAATGCGCCATTTTATGAATAGGGGACAACGTGTTCTAGACACTCTTGATCAATTCGGTGTATTCCTTGAGCAGTATCTTCATAGAGATCTTGTGACCGATCTGCAAAGAAAAAAACTCAAAGATCGTCCAATAAAGCGGCTCGTATTACGCACCGAAGATGTTAAATACATATTAACTCAAAATGAAAAGAAAGTACTGCAACACATTTTAGATGGACATAATAACCGAAAAATTGCGGAACTTATGTATTTGGCACCATCTACAGTAAGTACGGTTATAAGTCACCTTTTGAAAAAATTAGGGGCAAATGATCGCACGGATGCTATGGTCCAAATTATAAGAAAAGGTTGGGTGGACGCAGTAAGGTAG
- the csrA gene encoding carbon storage regulator CsrA → MLVLTRKLNESIKIGDNIEVTIIGIEGDQVKLGIDAPKNIDIHRKEVYLAIKEENNAAATGSLDVLKQLTKVINESND, encoded by the coding sequence ATGCTTGTATTAACCCGCAAATTGAATGAGTCAATAAAAATTGGAGACAATATAGAAGTAACGATTATCGGTATAGAGGGAGATCAAGTCAAACTAGGGATAGACGCCCCAAAAAATATAGATATACACCGTAAAGAAGTCTATTTAGCCATTAAGGAAGAGAATAATGCTGCAGCAACTGGCTCGTTAGATGTTTTAAAACAATTAACAAAGGTTATAAATGAAAGTAATGACTAA
- the fliW gene encoding flagellar assembly protein FliW, whose amino-acid sequence MQIHTKYSGVTEINTENIITFNQGLPSFEEEKSFILLPFSEEPGPFSILQSTHTPGLALVVMTPFAFFPDYETTLSDQTLEALQIEKSEDVAVFVVLTLRDTLEESTANLRGPIIINTGKKVGKQIVLNDSTYHTKHSLQTVTPPGKKGE is encoded by the coding sequence TTGCAAATACATACAAAATATTCAGGTGTGACAGAAATAAATACCGAAAACATTATTACCTTCAATCAAGGGCTTCCAAGCTTTGAAGAAGAGAAATCATTTATACTTCTACCTTTTAGTGAAGAACCTGGTCCGTTCTCCATTTTACAATCTACTCACACTCCCGGATTAGCTTTAGTCGTCATGACACCCTTTGCTTTCTTTCCTGATTACGAGACTACTTTATCAGATCAGACGCTGGAGGCGTTACAAATCGAAAAGAGCGAAGACGTGGCTGTTTTTGTCGTTTTGACATTACGAGACACCCTTGAAGAATCTACTGCTAACTTACGAGGACCTATAATTATCAATACAGGGAAAAAAGTAGGCAAACAGATCGTCCTGAATGATTCTACTTATCATACGAAGCATTCACTTCAAACGGTGACACCGCCTGGGAAGAAGGGAGAATGA
- a CDS encoding DUF6470 family protein: protein MTLPQIAISTVQAKTGLQQSRPSISVRQPGPDMTIDQNVAGKLRISTTASQLFIDQTEAFADADVKSPLRRGKENAAKGKQKVMQFIAETMRHGEQLKKIESNSNTLASVAKQRSERAPKSYQFAAVPEHMGKVKIDYTPSKLKFDADLPHVNIHVKRHNPEIYVPRWETSVYLEQKNNIHFSVIPGSSVNKEL from the coding sequence ATGACTCTACCACAAATAGCTATCTCCACTGTTCAAGCTAAAACAGGGCTCCAACAATCACGGCCATCTATTAGTGTTCGTCAACCTGGGCCTGACATGACAATCGATCAGAATGTAGCTGGGAAACTAAGAATAAGTACGACGGCCTCTCAGCTATTTATCGATCAAACTGAAGCTTTTGCAGATGCAGATGTAAAAAGCCCTTTACGCCGTGGTAAGGAGAATGCAGCTAAAGGAAAGCAAAAAGTGATGCAATTTATCGCTGAAACGATGCGTCATGGTGAACAACTAAAGAAGATCGAAAGTAATAGTAATACACTCGCTTCAGTAGCGAAGCAACGAAGTGAACGAGCACCTAAATCCTATCAATTTGCCGCAGTGCCAGAGCATATGGGGAAGGTAAAAATAGATTACACACCCTCCAAACTAAAGTTTGATGCAGATTTACCACATGTCAATATTCACGTGAAACGACATAATCCTGAGATTTATGTGCCGAGATGGGAAACAAGCGTGTACTTAGAGCAAAAAAATAACATCCACTTTTCTGTGATTCCTGGAAGTTCAGTGAACAAAGAATTATAG
- the flgL gene encoding flagellar hook-associated protein FlgL: MRVTQSMISTSTLRHLNTSMSQLKLYQDQLSTGKKITRPSQDPVVAMNGMRYRTQLVEVQQFKRNLGEAYNWMDSADSALNDTTGALQRLRELTVQASNDTYEEGQRENIAEEVRQLKEHLESLANTRSNNKYIFNGTNTTNKPVNLENDTFSTNSHPVELELLKGVKIPVNVNPQNVFSEQMFNDIQQLENMLRDENTTAEELSAMLDTLDGHINNTVNERAALGARVNRVEMIDQRLQDQEVLATRIMSDNEDADLAEVITQLLTQENVHRAALASSSRIIQPSLLDFLR, translated from the coding sequence ATGCGTGTAACACAATCAATGATTTCAACTAGTACGCTTCGGCATTTAAATACAAGTATGTCCCAGCTTAAACTTTATCAAGATCAGCTTTCCACTGGTAAAAAAATTACGCGTCCTTCTCAAGATCCTGTGGTTGCGATGAACGGGATGCGTTATCGAACGCAACTAGTGGAAGTCCAACAATTTAAACGAAATTTAGGAGAAGCATACAATTGGATGGATTCTGCTGATTCGGCGTTAAATGATACGACTGGTGCATTGCAAAGGTTGCGAGAGTTAACCGTTCAAGCATCAAACGACACGTATGAAGAAGGCCAAAGGGAGAATATTGCGGAAGAAGTCCGTCAGCTTAAAGAACATTTAGAGTCATTAGCTAATACAAGGTCTAATAATAAATATATATTTAATGGGACGAATACGACGAATAAACCGGTGAACTTAGAAAATGATACCTTTTCCACTAATTCACACCCTGTTGAATTAGAATTGCTAAAAGGCGTTAAAATTCCTGTTAATGTGAATCCACAAAATGTTTTCTCCGAGCAAATGTTTAACGATATACAACAACTAGAAAACATGCTGAGAGATGAAAATACGACCGCTGAGGAATTGTCCGCCATGCTTGATACATTAGATGGTCATATAAATAATACTGTTAATGAGAGAGCAGCCTTAGGAGCGAGAGTGAATAGAGTTGAAATGATTGATCAACGTTTGCAAGATCAAGAGGTGTTAGCAACACGCATTATGTCTGATAATGAAGATGCCGATCTGGCAGAAGTTATTACACAATTATTGACACAAGAAAACGTTCATCGTGCTGCATTAGCTTCTAGCTCACGGATCATTCAGCCTTCTTTATTGGACTTTTTAAGATAG
- the flgK gene encoding flagellar hook-associated protein FlgK — protein MISTFHGLETMRRALSTQQAALYTTGHNIANANTPGYSRQRVNFTQTEAFPNPAFNKPGIPGQLGTGVKAGEIQRVRDSFLDLQFRGQNAKVGYWSTKYGALERMEDVMNELDNGNAKVINQFWQALEDVSANPEDAGARAVLQQRGVALAEAFNHTYESIETIQRDYRDQIGVENSRVNSLLNQINELNKQIASVEVHGLLPNDLYDKRDLLVDELSHYMNIEVERVPSGGNTKEMAEGRYTIHLLDNNGQRLNDIVLLDGSTFEYNQVTVTDADGGQLDGPVTEIIIGGTAIAFENFTSTGSLKAMIEAYGYMEGGEVKGIYNDMMRNLDTMIAVFVEEFNNVHSSGWSLSEIHAGEKANGGAGYNFFEFSDGHGGGVQGSAKYLKVSAEVMSSTDNIAAAREVLDGNGNPIAYAGDGSNALNLAEVKDAQLNYGGQTASLDSFYQGIIGRMAVNVSEANSMTNNYQSLANSINERRLAVSSVSLDEELANMIQFQHAYNAAARNLTAVDEMLDTIINGMGRVGR, from the coding sequence ATGATATCAACATTCCACGGTCTTGAAACAATGCGCCGTGCGTTAAGCACACAACAAGCAGCCCTTTATACAACAGGACATAACATTGCAAATGCCAATACACCTGGTTACTCTAGACAACGTGTTAATTTTACACAAACTGAAGCTTTCCCTAATCCTGCATTTAATAAGCCAGGCATACCAGGTCAGCTTGGTACAGGAGTGAAAGCCGGTGAAATTCAACGCGTTCGTGATTCGTTCTTAGATTTACAGTTTAGAGGACAGAACGCAAAGGTTGGCTATTGGAGTACGAAATACGGAGCTTTGGAGCGCATGGAAGATGTGATGAATGAGCTTGATAATGGCAATGCCAAAGTCATTAACCAATTTTGGCAGGCGTTAGAAGATGTGTCTGCGAACCCTGAGGATGCTGGCGCTAGAGCTGTCCTTCAACAGCGAGGTGTGGCTTTAGCAGAAGCGTTCAACCATACGTATGAGTCTATTGAAACGATTCAACGGGATTATCGTGATCAAATTGGGGTTGAAAACAGCCGAGTTAATTCATTACTAAACCAAATAAATGAACTTAATAAGCAAATTGCCAGTGTAGAAGTACACGGGTTACTTCCCAATGATTTGTATGATAAACGTGACTTGCTCGTAGATGAACTCTCCCACTATATGAATATTGAAGTGGAGCGAGTACCTAGCGGCGGTAATACAAAAGAAATGGCAGAAGGCCGGTATACGATACACTTACTTGATAATAACGGGCAGCGTTTAAATGACATCGTGTTACTTGATGGCTCTACGTTTGAATATAACCAAGTGACTGTAACAGATGCTGATGGTGGCCAGCTTGACGGACCTGTTACAGAAATTATTATAGGCGGTACGGCGATTGCGTTTGAAAACTTTACCTCCACCGGCTCACTTAAAGCGATGATAGAAGCTTATGGGTACATGGAAGGTGGCGAAGTCAAAGGTATCTATAACGATATGATGCGCAATCTAGATACGATGATTGCTGTTTTTGTAGAGGAATTTAATAACGTTCATAGCAGTGGCTGGAGCTTATCAGAAATTCATGCAGGCGAAAAAGCGAACGGTGGAGCAGGCTACAATTTCTTTGAATTTTCTGATGGCCATGGTGGCGGTGTTCAAGGTTCAGCTAAATATTTGAAAGTGTCAGCAGAAGTGATGAGTAGTACTGATAATATTGCAGCTGCTAGGGAAGTGTTAGATGGAAATGGTAATCCTATCGCTTATGCTGGTGACGGATCCAATGCGCTAAATTTAGCAGAGGTAAAAGATGCTCAATTAAACTACGGTGGCCAAACGGCAAGCTTAGATAGCTTTTATCAAGGAATTATAGGACGAATGGCCGTGAATGTAAGTGAAGCAAACAGTATGACGAATAACTACCAATCATTAGCCAATTCAATTAATGAAAGGCGACTAGCTGTAAGCAGTGTGTCGTTAGATGAAGAACTAGCTAATATGATTCAATTTCAGCATGCATACAATGCGGCAGCCCGTAATTTGACCGCAGTCGATGAAATGCTAGATACTATTATTAACGGAATGGGCCGAGTAGGCAGGTAA